The Corticium candelabrum chromosome 17, ooCorCand1.1, whole genome shotgun sequence genome has a segment encoding these proteins:
- the LOC134193514 gene encoding collagen alpha-2(VIII) chain-like: protein MTPLGSTGSVGSSGPKGSSGDKGLKGSMGPRGIEGADGDPGAAGHTGPVGPRGSKGGKGLKGIPGRTGPRGPQGIPGEPIDQETLEKYFSPVKTLQREVSNMKLTLQSLASNDQPAAYLHGNNNYGTKSGGSIITDWYTGSGKWYSPILRGGMTYSNGYITVPKDGLYYIYGKIYFAPQSGQTQSGFYIYLNSQHVDSTYQYFSSPNGNQDHTCYSGLLKMASKGDRIYMKFVSTVYAYMYTSYAKFGAFRVA, encoded by the exons ATGACTCCACTG GGTTCAACAGGTTCTGTTGGTTCATCTGGACCAAAAGGATCAAGTGGTGACAAG GGACTAAAAGGAAGTATGGGGCCAAGAGGTATTGAAGGAGCAGATGGAGATCCT GGGGCAGCCGGTCACACGGGACCAGTTGGTCCACGAGGCTCAAAAGGAGGAAAG GGACTGAAAGGGATACCAGGTAGAACAGGCCCGAGGGGTCCACAAGGCATTCCCGGAGAACCa ATAGACCAGGAGACTCTTGAAAAGTACTTTAGTCCTgtgaaaacgttacagagaGAG GTATCTAACATGAAACTCACTTTGCAGTCTTTG GCAAGTAACGATCAACCTGCTGCTTATTTACACGGGAATAATAATTATGGCACAAAAAGTGGTG GCAGCATTATTACGGACTGGTATACTGGTAGCGGTAAGTGGTATTCTCCTATTCTGAGAGGTGGAATGACATACAGTAACGGATACATTACCGTGCCGAAAGATGGACTTTACTATATTTACGGAAAGATATATTTTGCTCCACAGTCGGGACAAACACAATCTGGATTCTACATCTACTTGAACAGTCAACACGTTGATTCTACCTACCAGTACTTTTCATCACCAAATGGTAATCAAGATCACACTTGTTATTCTGGTCTTCTAAAAATGGCCAGCAAAGGAGACAGGATCTATATGAAGTTTGTCTCTACTGTGTACGCTTACATGTATACCTCTTATGCTAAGTTTGGAGCCTTCCGTGTTGCTTAG